GCTAATGCTGAAAATTGGGTTCTGACTCTGTCCAGGGTTCTTTTCATAGATAAAGATTCTGTATGTTTTTCATTTCCTAACAGAATGTGAGTATGTTTCTAAATTTGCTCAGCaggtataaaaaacaaacaaacaaacaaggaagAAACAACAACACACTCAAGAAAACAGCAAAGATCATCAACTCTCCCAGTTAGCCTGTGACTGAGGGGTTTTCTAGAACACAGGACTATCTAAAACTAGCAAAGTCCTGGGCAGACTATGATGGCTGGTCACCATAAAACAGTTATCAAAAGGTTTAAATTGAATGTGACAAGCACAACAAACCTTTGAAAGAAAATCTATTTGACTATAAAAACACAGGAGAAATAAGATGccactgaaaatattttcttttctttattgaaCTCAAAGTTCTTTGAGGATAGGATCTAGTCTAATTTCATATTTGTATTTTCCCCAAAGCATCTAGCTTAGTGCCTCATGTAATCTGTTCAAAAAATACgtatagtactttttttttttttatagtaagTGTAAAGGTACATGGTAGagaacacaaaggaaaaaaaaataaccttgtAGACTATATTTCTATAAGAAAGAGTTAAAGTTTGAGGAAACATCAGTTTTCCTTTATTTGCCAAATGACTATAAGAGTGCTCTAATACTTGAATACTATTGCCAGTATACTCTTTCAAACTCCTGCCCCCATCAATACCAATTCCAGAATACTAAGTTAAATTGGGAAGGAATCCCCTGTATCACAGATAAGTTTTAGCCATTTGTAGAAAGTTGAGAATAAAGAGAAAGTTGAAAAACTAGCTCATATTATCTCTATCAGAAAGCACTGTATCCATAATCCTTTACCAGAGAAATCTTAAGTTTATACATTAAACAACCTggtttgtaattttaaaaataagtgattAAGAATTTACTCCATTAtctattttttctacctcataaGAGTAAAATTATAGCATAAATGATCTATttgtaacatattttttaaaagtacaaatgGATTACTAACCTTAAACTGCTTACCACCAGGTCAAATGTGTTTTCTCGGAAGGGAAGAAATTCTTCATCAGCTAAAACACTGACAGTAGGAATTTCTGATTCTAAGGAATTTTTCTAAAGGttaagataaaaacaaaaaacaaaaaaacaaaaatatatttatatacgcTCAATTGCTAACACAATCATTGTTAAATAAAGTTAATGTTATATTCCCTGGTAGTTTCTCTAGGAAAAAAGTAGCACATAGaaggtattaaaaaatatttcttaaaggaCATTTAAGATCAGCCAGAAAAACTGATGAGTTGATTAGAAAAACATAAACAGGATATCCATCTCATACCACGTCCTCCGCAAAAAAACAACCTCAGAAAGTTGAAGCTTCCAGTGAAATAATTGCCATAAAGAATATTACATGAAAACATGGGTGAATACGTTCATACTTcgattttttaaaagtctaaatATAACTCAAAAGCTAGTCACTATAAGTGAAATGACTGAAATATTTGATGATAAGctaatttaaaacttttaaaaagcaatagaCAATGCAAACaaactgggtaaaatatttaCAATATACAAGATAAAGGCTTAATATTCCTAAAAAACAAGCTCTTACAATCACCTAAAATAAGAATCATGAAGGACAAGGTGAAGGCATGTCACAAAACAAGTTGTGAAATTCACAAGAAATACCAATAACCAAGAGATACCAACAGCTGTTTGGCTAAATCAGTACTCAAAGAGAGGCACCCCcccaaatttttttgaaaaaagagattttcaatttttgtttatcaGATTGACAGACAAAACAACTGACTCAGTgttgagaaagagaaggaggaaaacatattttcaaataatattatCATTCAATCTTTCTAAAGGGCAGCCTGGAGAAGTATTACCAAAAACTTAATATCAATGAATCCATAAATTCCACTACCAGAAATTCATTCCCAGACAGAAAAATAATTTGAGCACAAAAAGTTATTTCACATAAACATATTCACTGCACTGCTAGTTATTGAGAAACTAGAAATATAACTGCTTTTCAATAGCATTTAAGCTAAATAAGCCATAGGATATTCATATATTGAAACACTATGTAGCCATTTAAAAAGATAGTACAGACACAATTATTATTAACAAAAAAGAATGACATTCTGTGAAAAATGTAGAATGTTATAATATAGTGCATATAAAATTAGTGGAGGGGGACAGTAATATGTCTGCAAAGATACAGACTAAATGTCACCAGTTGTTGCCTCTGAGTGGGAGAACtaggggtgattttttttttttttgtattttctatactgtttaattcttcttcatgtgtatcacatttatgatcagaggaagaggaaaaaaaaaaagctagctaTTTTCATTTTGAAGGAAATAAAGAACTGAAACTACTACCAGGAGATCAGAAACCAACAGTGTTAAAAGCTACCTACCAAAGCATTTTCCGCAATGTCTGTTTGGAAAAATTTTCCAACAGTTTCCTGCAATGGAAAAATCAAAGCTGATCAGATgatcaaaaataagcaaatatataaatgcagtaacaaataaaacaattgttgaaaatattcatttttcagcTTTATAAGGGTATTTCTCTGCCTAACAACAGTATGGTACACAAatgcctttaataacatattaaaAAACACATTCAAACACAAGCAGCTTACTATATTAAGTACATTTaactttatttaataaaataaagaacacaAGTGCAAATACCTACATCCCTACTTTACTCCACTGTGTTAGGGTTCTGTATTAATTTTTCCATGGTTTAATATGCAAATTTCCATAATCTTGTGCCAGACATCAGGATGAGCTTCCTGCTTATAGTTACTCAAAGAATTTACAAAGGATAGAGGGGCTTACACATAAAGACTTAGTATTAGGGCTTAAAGGGTTTCATTTTTTCTATTTCACCTAACCTCTCTTTCTTTCAAAAGGAAAGGGTACTACACTATATCTGTTCCACTAAAACTTTCCACACAGCTCTCTTCTCTAGGATCCTGTTCCTTCCATTTTCTCCTCTACCAATCTTCAATCTCTGTCTTCTAGTCTTTTCCTTCACCTTACAACTGGAAGAAGCCACcattcttaaaaacaaacaaactcaattcTAAGCATCTTCTAGTTATTTGGTTTATAACCCAGACTCTACTTACTGAggtttttctttataatttttggGACTCTATCTTTCCTTTCACTGCTCTAGTAAACCTATTTCTGGAGGTAAGTAATGGCCCAAGCACCAACACAGAACTTTGTTGTTGCTGCTCTCAGTCCTGTTTCACTTGATTTCTTTGAAGCCCAACACTGTTAGGCATCTCCTAGAAACTTAAGTGCTTTTTCTTCAGGATTCCCTCCTCTATTAGAAAAGCAGGCCACTTTAAATTCTTCCACATCTGCTTTTTCCTGCTCATAGTGTAACAAGGGTATACTGTACCACAAAACCCTATCATTACCTGATCACTGCTGATTACCTGAGGATAAACAGTGTGCAGATAAATGCTTAAGGACAGACTctccagaaagaagaaaaaaaggcatTCTGAGTTGTACTGTTTGCTGATTTCCATGTTGTAACTACTCCAACAAAGATGGATTTCATTCTAACAATATGGTATTGCTAGGTGTAGAGCTGAGATGGACACAACTTTCATGACTTTCATGAGCCAGTTCCAGCACAACTCTGTGAGGGGTGAAGAATGAGACCAATCAACTTATCTGTTTCACTTGAAAATTGAACTAAGAGTCTTAGAAAGAAGGGCAGAGGTCCCTGAGCTGGAAGACCATGAAGACCTCAGGGTTCTGATATACACTTAATACCTGACTCTTAGCAGGAGACTTATTTGAAGCATTTGTCAATTTCCATGGTGTAAATACTTCTGTCATGGCTGATTTCCCAATGTCAATGAGcagaggattggggaagagaaaaATGGCTTTTCTGAGCTGGTATGAGCCACCGTTAGCACTCCACTGAGGTAGGGTACTTGTACTGGGGCTACATACACTAATGAACACTAGGGATGGtctatagggaaaaaaaaaggatgaagcTCTGGCCATGTAGCACCCATGTAATCCCAGAAAGCACAAGAACAAAAAGGCCTTCATACTGATATTTCAAAGTCCCTATTCCTTGTGAGGCCTGGCCAGATCCATAAATTACTTTAAGAACTCTGTGCAgggcctgggttgtggctcagtggtagagcactcgcctagaatGCATGAagtactgagttcaatcctcagaaccacattaaaataaataaataaataaataaataagaactctGTGCAACAACTGTCACTGCATTTAAAGTGGTTTGGGTGGACTTCTGCTTCTTACATCAAGAGATGGGCTAGGAATatcactcagtgatagagcacttgcatagaAGCGTggggtcctaggttcaatccccagctctaCTATCCCgcccccaacatcttcctgaaatacttatctttttttttttttttaagaattaaaaagaaaacactttCCAGTTGTCCTTggacctttattcattcatttataagcAGTGCTgacaatagaacccagtgcctgacacacgctaggtaagtgctctattgCTTAACCACAACCTCATCTTTCTTATTATTCCTGGCATCTTTGCTGGCTCTTCCTCATTCTTCCAATTATGAATGGTTGTTTTCTACATCCCTGCCTCAGAGAGCTTACCTATTTCTATGGCTTTGCTTGTAATCTCTGAAAGATACTTCTAAATAAGTACCATATCCTCTACTTTGCCAGAATTACCTTGTCTCAAATCTTTTGCTATCTTTTTAAGATAGGCATTACTGCTCTCATTTTATAGAAACTGAGGTCTAGAAAGACTGGATAATTGCTCTAAGACCACATAAACAGCAAGTAGCAGAGCTGAGATTTCGAATCCCTATCTGTCCAACTTCCAAGTCAGTGCTCTtaatctcaagactccaattctagCCCCCCAATTTCCATCTACTTGCCAGATCTCAACAATAATATATTCCTCTGATACTTTAAACTCAACATATTCAAGATAGGAATCATCCCTTGCTCCTTGCTGCATTTCATTCTGATTTTTCCCAATCTCTAAAGTCTTAACTTTAAGATTATCTCACATTTGTTCATGCATTTATCATTTAACATATCTTCGTTGTATGTTATAGGTACTGAGAATTAGTAATGAACAAAAATGAACAAATCTAATATGTAAAGACAgacacaaaataaacaaacatacatCAGGGTTAATAAATGCTATGGAAACAAGTGAGTAGAGTGAGTGCACTACTTTAGAAAGTAGTCAGGGAAAGGATCTGTGATGAGGGGTCATTTGAGCAAAGACTTAACAGAAATAAGTAAGTTACACGAGTATCTTGGGGAAGAACATAGAGAACAAGTGCAGCACAAAGCTTTGGCCTGTTACATGACAAACCAAGGTTTCTAGGATTGCTAAAAATAAGATTTCCTCTCATGGAAGGAAATGTCAGGGCCATGTTAAAAAGCCACACCACTGAGGGCTTTATGGACTGGACTCTAGACTATGACTAAATTAGATGAGAAATCAACTGTTCTGAGCAACGGACTAAAAATGACATAACCTACATTTTAAAAGGATTACTTTGCTGTTTGAATAGATTAAGCTTCCAATAAGGAAGCTACTGCAAAAATCTAGGGAATGGAGTTGGGGCTGTGACACATGCTTAGCATGGGTGAggtcctgagttcgatcctcagcaccacataaaaataaataaataaataaaataaaagttaaattcaTTAAAAAACATATCTAGGCAAGACGTGATGGTAGCTAAGACTGATAAGTAATGGTGAGGGTGGTTAAAAAGTAGTAGGGCTACAGATATACATTGAAATCCAAGTAAGACTCAGTAATAGTGAGTCATCAAGTCCTGTTAGGTTTACTAGGTCTCATATATCCCATCTTGTTTATCGCTGCCTCCAAATAGGTGGCAGGTCCTTATCTCCCATACCTGTACAACCTTTAACGCAGCCTCCTAATTGATCTATTTATTTATCCTctcccttctttttcttcctgtatGTCATCCTCAAATTAATCTTCCTTAAACATTACTGTATCACATCCCATAGCATTCTAACTTCCCTTCTGCTCTGCTCTGACTTCTAATGCTatgaaattctttaaaataacaTGTCAGGTTCTGTGCCTCTGAAAAGCCAAGATCCCTGcgaattttttcctttcctttaacTCCTGCCACATTTGAATGACTGTACTGATTCTATGGCATGTACTATTATCAATAACAGTGTTTTGGAAGCCTCATAAACACCCCCTCCCATCCCACACTGGCCCAAGTGTGTGTTTTTATCTACAAAGAAAATTTTACATAGAAATCCCACCTTAACCTTTGTGTCCAGCACAATGTCCTATACATAGCAGCTAAAAGAATAAATGAGTGTCTTTATGCTTTGAattagaaatgcaaaataaaatggCACGAATATTAATAGTCTctttatattaagatacaaagaaAGATTTTTAACTGATGACATTAACATTTTTCTACGTAAAAAATTTAGCTTAGTCATATTTTTCTATAAAAATGTCAATCTAATTTTTCTAAACAgtgccagggactgaactcagggactcATGCATTCTAGGAAGGTGTTCTATCACTGATCTATGCCTCCAGCACCCGATTTTTATTGTGAATTAACACAATGTTTGAACAAACTAAGAACAAAGAGAAATATATATAGgcttttcaaaaaatatatataataaatagaaaCACTGGATAAAATGAATTAGCAATTCTGATATAAACAAAATCTAAATCTTAATATGATTCAACTGAATTGATTGgccaattcattttttttaaatattttttagttattgatggacctttattttatttgcttatttatatgtggtgctaggaattgaacccattgcctcacccaTATGAGGCAagaactctatcactgagctacaatacCAGGCCCTAgccaattcatttttaaaagtaaatagttGAATAAATATACCTTATTCAAATGCTGTGCTATGTAGCCTCTTCCACAACCAACATCCAAAGCAAGGGTGAAATCTCTAAAATATAAGACACAGGAGTTATGTTTTATAATACAGTCCATAAAATAATTAAgaaccaatttttttcttcagtagaAACATTTTATTGAATGCAATTCTTAGAAAATTATACGGTCTGTCTTTTCTGCCTTGCCTTGCAACTGTATCCACCAGAGAGCATACTGTATAGAGAAAGTCTATCTGATCCAGTCATTCATTCACAGGACCTCATGAAGAACCAGTTTTACCACAAGGTGGCTCCATGATGTGGATTAAAAGAACAGATTTAATGACAGTGTTTTAATTTAACAATACACCCAGATAAAGAATGAAGAGATTAAATGTAAATTAACAATGAAATACTATTGACTTAGTAATTATCCCATTTCTCAAATTTGTTGAGTATTAATatgctaaattaaataaaaacatttaataatAGGTAACTTTTGCTAAAAATTTATCAGGCTCAAAGTATTAAAAGTTCTAGGTGTCCTGAGTTAAGTAGGTCACCATGGGTACTTTTAACTAATAAGGAGCAATCAACATTTTAATTCGGTCAGTTTGAATCTTAAGGCAAAAACAGTATCCTTCATACCATGTTGTCACCTTTAAAAAATATCATATCATACTATATCAGTATAGACATTTAATTATAAGCCATATGTTTAAGATAATTTATGACAAAAAGTTAAAACTTTATCTACTAGTAATATTTCTTCCCTAAAAAAACTAGAAGAGTCCCTGttcaatttttcttaaaaatatatgtcaAAATTATAGAACACCAGTAGTAAGTTAAAGACAGTCAatcattttctgtatttttaaccTAATGCCCTATATCTTGATTATGAACATAGGCAATGTGGTATAGTTACATACACAGGTTTTAGTATTAGAAAGACGAAAGTTCAGATTTTGTGTCTGCAATTTACTAGCCCTGTCACCACTGATTTAACTTTGCTATATTTCACTTTCTTcatctaaaaatgaaaacattacaaCTTTCCATCAGAGTTGGTGTGTCACATGAAATAGTGCATTTAAAATATTAGGACAGTACAAACATTCAACAAAAATTAGCTAAATTAGTTATATTACTGATTATATAAACTTATTAAGAGAGTCTCAGATCCCACAAATAAAGACATTTAAGAGTTAAGTTTTTAAAAGTCAACAGAAAATCAATATTGAGAATATAAACCActctttgtaaaaataaaatattaatgcaagGATAGTTAGACAAGTATATTTAACAATTTAATTCCAAATACTTAATGTTTAAGACCTGCTATTAGGCATAATCACAGGTCTCTTCATAGACTTAACTGTGCTTTCTTCAGCCATGACATAAGTTTGTAAATTCAAATGGATGTAGAAAACTTAACGTTTCCTTTATTATATCACAAATAAGCTATAATCCAGTCAAAGTGATTAcagtagttttttgttttgttttgtttttcttttggctCTTTCAAATAATGgaactaaagaaataaatgaaatgggGGACCTATTTGAAACaataaagcattttttttaaccttaaaaATTAATTCATCCCAAGGCACTTACTTTGCAAAAATATATCTAAAATATGGTTGGAATTTGTGATTTTATAAAATTCCCTTTTTTTTTATAGACAAATATAATAAATTCACCCAACCTTGGTCTACTTTAATGGATGGCTTTTAATCAAaagtgcctgtagtcccagctattcagaaggctaaggcaggaggatcatttgagcctaggagtttgaagccagcctggataATACAGTGAGACCTAAATcaaaagttaaataaattaaagttgattatattttaaaataaccatCATTTACCTGGATATGTCATATATACGGTCTGCAATCCGATTTCCAACCTGAAAAATTACAAGAAGCAATGAAGTATATATGTCAAGTAGGTTTAACAGAGAAGTAACATTCTTTCCCCAGTATTCCACAATCAGCAGGTTACTTATGTTTTAGCATGATGATAAGTAATTCCCTTtatccttttcctattttaacaAGAAAATTTCAAATCCTGAATAGGAacacaaaatattccaagaaacaGGCAAATTATTCTTTGGAAGTTAATTTAATGAAATCGAGATGAAACTTTCTtaagaatgtgtgtatgtgtgtttacaGTTTTACATTCCAAAAGATCACAAAAATgcagggctagggctgtagctctgtggtaaagtgcttgcctcacatgtatgaggcactgggtttgatcctcagtaccacataaaaataaataaagatactgtgtgttcatctacaaataaataaatattttaaaaaaagatcacaaaaattaaaagtaacAGGACACAAAAGGCAAATTAATGCCCAGATACATTAGCATGAGtacataaaagtgaaaaaattagTTAGCTAAGATTTATTACAGAAAAGAGTAGACACAATGAAAACTAACAAATCTTATGGAACTCTTAAATGAGTTAATAATTTTTTGAGAGATATTTGCAAATTAGAAAAAGTcaaatctggggctggggctcagcggtagagcgcttgcctggcatgtgcgaggccctgggttcgatcctcagcaccacataaaaataaataaataaagaaaaagtcaAATCTGAATGAACCCCCCCCCCATTCTCATTCCAATTTAAAACAGGTCATTTTACTGGGCTACCTTCATCTGGCAGGAATAAAGATGTAGGGGTCTAATATTCCCTACATTTTACTCCCTCATAAACATCCCAGAGTTGCAATTAGGACTTGAAAGTTCAGAACATGGGTGTATGTACTTTGTTGATAGGAAGAGTGGCAAGGAAGGAGGTATAACACAAATCTTTTCCCAGAGGAATTCACTTTGTAGATCATTCCTAATATCAGTGCATTTGTTTATTATAAAATAACTCTCATATCTCATTTATTATAAATCTGCACACTGACAAGGCTTCAAAATGTAATCCAGGTGCTTTTCTTGGAAGGAAATAGGGATTAGGAACACACATCTTTAAGTACATTATGTACATGCCACCATGAACTCTTCAGGAGGAAACCAGTAACTGGTAAAATCAGTATAGTGTTGCACTGTTCCTTACAAATTGAGAGAGATGAAATTTATTGACAGTTGACTTTTCTCTCTAATAAAGTCTATCAATCTCTAAGCATTGTCTCATGTAAGGCTTCCTAAAAAGTGACACACTGTCAATCACCTGATCAAGCCAGTGACTGCACAGAGTTGTGTTCAAAGTAAGGGCCTGATTAAGGCGTGGTGCATTAGCTTCAAAAAGCTCACTGAACTTGACTCCAATTTTGCTCCACACCTGAAGGAATATCTTCTGATCCCTGAGTTCAGTGCCGTTTCAGTATAAACtcattccacagtcttcctaggcAGCAAGGAAAGAGGTCCCTCAGACTAGAACAGACAAATCAGGAGATCTAAACttaattttcctaaaatataaataagaccACATTACTCCACTGCTTAAAACCACTTACGGGCCTTACGCTCCTCTAGGGCAGTGCTacaaaaaaaatcatgagtaCCAAGCAAGTAATGTAAAAATTTTTAGtggccatgttaaaaaaaaaaaagtaacaagaaataagagaaattagtatattttatttaacccaaTATGTTAAAAAAATCATACTAACGTACTCAAAAAAAATTGAGATAATTTATGTCCTTTTTTTGTTTTAGGCCATTGAAATCAGGTGTTTATTTGACACTTATAAAACATCTCAATTGGACTAGCTGCATTTCCAAGTCTTAGTAGCCACCAATGGCCAGGAGTTTACCATACTGGATGGaacagaaagagaataaaatccaaAGTCCCTAATAACGTGGGCCACCCTGACCTCTTTTCCCATTACCTCCGCCACTGGAACTTCATTGAAAGCTTCTACAGGGGCAAGTAGTTTGCCTGAGCCTCCGGGCCAGACCAACGTAGGCACTATGACCACCTGTTtccctcaccttacttctttaaCTGAAATTACATTTCTTGTTGTCTACGCCTGTCTCGCCTTTTCCCCTTAAAATGAAACCATGGCGGTAACTCAAGCAAcattttgctgaatgaatgaatgaaaaagcaCGTTAAAAAAATATCAAGTCCAGCCTTTCTTTGGTGACAGTAGAGGTCGGGAAGAACACGCTGCGGGTCAAGGTCACATGACTAGATCCAGTCGATCCAGGCCCAACAAGAGTTCCCGGATCCGAACATCACAGGCTTCGGACTGCCTGCCCGCGGTGTCccccaaacctacctcctccctcAGGTAGTCAAACTTCATTGGCTCGGGCTGCTGGGCCGCCCAGTTCttctgttttctcttcaaattccGGTCAAAGATATTCAGGGCTCCCGGCGAGGTATTACCGAGGGGAAACACACCGGAAGCGACTTCTTTGCCGCCAAGGTTCGCTGCTAGGACCCTAGCCGCCGGAGGCCGTCGCCACGGGCGCCAGAGCCTAGCCTGTCTCAGCATCTTCAGCTGCGACGCAACTGGACAGCGTGTTTTGTCTTGCGCCTGCGCCGGTGCATAGAGTGCTAAACGGAAAGAGGTGAATGTAGAAGTAGTTTGGCCCAGTTCGCGTGCCGTTACGGCGGAGCGTCACGCGGAGGATTGTGGGTCCCATGTGAGGCTTGTGGAGAGTTACGACACGGTGAGTGGGAATGGACTTGAGAAGAAGGGCTCTGGAGTGGCTACACCAGTCTCTGACAGGATCCCCTTCGGATTTGTGAGGGGAGCTCCGCTTCTTCCTTCTCCGTCCTCTCTGTTCAGTCCTTCTCAGTCCTCTTCAAGGCTGCTTCTTGGGAACCTCAGTCCAGTAGGTTCCGCCTGAGGATTGGGAGATGGGAGGAGGCGTTGGTTCTGGGTCCATTCTGGTATACCTGCGTTAGAGGGCGGGGTGGACTCTCTGGATGAGGGCACGCATCCAGAGGTGAGATCAAGTC
This region of Callospermophilus lateralis isolate mCalLat2 chromosome 3, mCalLat2.hap1, whole genome shotgun sequence genomic DNA includes:
- the Ndufaf5 gene encoding arginine-hydroxylase NDUFAF5, mitochondrial isoform X2, with the protein product MLRQARLWRPWRRPPAARVLAANLGGKEVASGVFPLGNTSPGALNIFDRNLKRKQKNWAAQQPEPMKFDYLREEVGNRIADRIYDISRDFTLALDVGCGRGYIAQHLNKETVGKFFQTDIAENALKNSLESEIPTVSVLADEEFLPFRENTFDLVVSSLSLHWVNDLPRALEQDTDEIQVNYPGMFELMEDLQGMGESNCSWNRKALLHRETMLAAAAVYGEMYRNEDGSVPATYQIYYMIGWKYHDSQARPAERGSATVSFGELGKLNNLMSQTEKSQ
- the Ndufaf5 gene encoding arginine-hydroxylase NDUFAF5, mitochondrial isoform X3, which translates into the protein MLRQARLWRPWRRPPAARVLAANLGGKEVASGVFPLGNTSPGALNIFDRNLKRKQKNWAAQQPEPMKFDYLREEVGNRIADRIYDISRDFTLALDVGCGRGYIAQHLNKETVGKFFQTDIAENALKNSLESEIPTVSVLADEEFLPFRENTFDLVVSSLSLHWVNDLPRALEQIHYVLKPNGVFVGAMFGGDTLYELRCSLQLAETEREGGFSPHISPFTAVNDLGHLLGRAGFNTLTVDTDEIQVNYPGMFELMEDLQEKKKSRMLLILQNMLPIN